In a genomic window of Micromonospora cremea:
- a CDS encoding type 1 glutamine amidotransferase domain-containing protein, whose product MTATTLQGKRIAFLAADGVEEVEYVQPREAVENAGATVELVSLKPGSIQSFNHLDQSKTYDVDVTADKADAGGYDALVLPGGVANPDFLRTDADAVRFVRAFFDAGKPVGVICHGPWTLVEADVVRGRRITSWPSLRTDLTNAGATWVDEECVTDGNLTSSRNPGDLPAFCQRITQAFAA is encoded by the coding sequence ATGACAGCGACGACACTTCAGGGCAAGCGGATCGCCTTCCTGGCCGCCGACGGCGTCGAGGAGGTCGAGTACGTCCAACCACGCGAGGCGGTGGAGAACGCCGGCGCGACGGTCGAGCTGGTCTCGCTCAAGCCCGGTTCCATCCAGTCCTTCAACCATCTGGACCAGTCCAAGACGTACGACGTGGACGTCACCGCGGACAAGGCGGACGCCGGGGGCTACGACGCGCTGGTGTTGCCCGGTGGGGTGGCGAACCCGGACTTCCTGCGTACCGACGCGGATGCGGTGCGGTTCGTGCGGGCGTTCTTCGACGCGGGCAAGCCGGTCGGGGTGATCTGCCACGGCCCGTGGACGTTGGTCGAGGCGGACGTGGTGCGCGGCCGGCGGATCACCTCCTGGCCCAGCCTGCGTACGGACCTGACCAACGCCGGTGCCACCTGGGTCGACGAGGAGTGCGTGACCGACGGCAACCTGACCAGCAGCCGTAACCCCGGTGACCTCCCGGCCTTCTGCCAGAGAATCACCCAGGCCTTCGCCGCCTGA
- a CDS encoding aldo/keto reductase — MKYRLLGNTGVYVSEISLGTMTFGGSGHPIWSSLGALALPDAQRLVDTALDAGVNFVDTADMYSDGESEELLGQALGKRRRDVVLATKVHARTGPGPNDVGTSRLHIMQALEDSLRRLGTDHIDLYQIHNFDHVTPMEETLRALDDAVRQGKVRYVGCANLAAWQISKALGISAREQLAGFVSVQSYYSLLGRDVERDVVPMALDEGVGLTVWSPLAGGFLSGKIGRDSVVADSGSRSAQPGYTSFTPFDPEHAFSVIDVLKGVAERHGVSPARVAVAWLLSRPAVTSVIVGARKQEQLVDNIAATDLTLTEQDLTELDEITKLPVAYPNWIQEAFAGTRLPQ, encoded by the coding sequence GTGAAGTACCGACTGCTGGGCAACACCGGGGTGTACGTCTCGGAGATCTCGCTCGGCACGATGACCTTCGGCGGCAGTGGGCACCCGATCTGGAGCAGTCTGGGGGCGCTGGCGCTGCCCGACGCCCAGCGGCTGGTGGACACCGCGCTGGACGCGGGTGTCAACTTCGTCGACACCGCCGACATGTACAGCGATGGCGAGAGCGAGGAACTGCTCGGTCAGGCGCTCGGCAAGCGGCGTCGCGACGTGGTGCTCGCTACCAAGGTGCACGCCCGGACGGGTCCCGGACCGAACGACGTCGGCACGTCCCGGCTGCACATCATGCAGGCGTTGGAGGACAGCCTCCGGCGGCTGGGCACCGATCACATCGACCTCTACCAGATCCACAACTTCGACCACGTCACCCCGATGGAGGAGACACTGCGCGCGCTGGACGACGCGGTCCGGCAGGGCAAGGTCCGCTACGTCGGTTGCGCGAACCTCGCCGCCTGGCAGATCTCCAAGGCGCTGGGCATCTCCGCCCGGGAGCAGCTGGCCGGCTTCGTCTCGGTGCAGTCGTACTACTCCCTGCTGGGCCGGGACGTGGAGCGCGACGTGGTGCCGATGGCGCTCGACGAGGGTGTCGGGCTGACCGTGTGGAGCCCGCTGGCCGGCGGCTTCCTCTCCGGCAAGATCGGCCGGGACAGCGTGGTCGCCGACAGCGGCTCGCGCAGCGCCCAGCCCGGCTACACCAGCTTCACCCCGTTCGACCCGGAGCACGCCTTCTCGGTGATCGACGTTCTCAAGGGCGTCGCCGAGCGGCACGGGGTCAGCCCCGCCCGGGTGGCGGTCGCCTGGCTGCTGTCCCGGCCGGCCGTGACCAGCGTGATCGTCGGCGCCCGCAAGCAGGAGCAGTTGGTCGACAACATCGCCGCCACGGACCTCACGCTGACCGAACAGGATCTCACCGAGCTGGACGAGATCACCAAGCTGCCCGTCGCGTACCCGAACTGGATCCAGGAGGCGTTCGCTGGTACCCGCCTTCCGCAGTGA
- a CDS encoding DUF4241 domain-containing protein, producing MSYTPDLGRLLTPGARFTDQHGSYLMEAHPVGDIVLPTGQVVGCDPLVCPEAEPFTVTVPPGRHPARAWVAVVLREDAEVDRRVAALELVIQDAPTVRWEPAVAGDQDVASLGADDYFGYGVDAGAGTLADPTALSALEAWDHDQVEAVFIPAELPASPVPGLITAVLDEASGANVVTVATGWGDGCYGTWIGRAADGGVTSFVTDFMVVPE from the coding sequence ATGTCGTACACCCCTGACCTGGGCCGGTTGTTGACGCCCGGCGCCCGCTTCACCGACCAGCACGGCTCGTACCTGATGGAGGCCCACCCGGTGGGCGACATCGTGCTGCCGACCGGCCAGGTGGTCGGGTGTGACCCGCTCGTCTGCCCGGAGGCCGAGCCGTTCACGGTCACCGTGCCCCCGGGGCGGCATCCCGCCCGCGCCTGGGTGGCCGTGGTGCTCCGGGAGGACGCCGAGGTGGACCGCCGGGTGGCCGCGTTGGAGCTGGTGATCCAGGACGCGCCGACGGTCCGCTGGGAGCCGGCCGTGGCCGGCGACCAGGACGTCGCCAGCCTCGGCGCGGACGACTACTTCGGATACGGGGTGGACGCCGGTGCCGGCACCCTCGCCGACCCGACTGCGCTCAGCGCCCTGGAAGCCTGGGACCACGACCAGGTGGAAGCGGTGTTCATCCCGGCCGAACTGCCCGCCTCGCCGGTCCCGGGGCTGATCACGGCAGTGCTGGACGAGGCCAGCGGCGCCAACGTCGTCACCGTCGCCACGGGCTGGGGTGACGGCTGCTACGGCACCTGGATCGGACGCGCCGCCGACGGCGGGGTGACATCGTTCGTGACGGACTTCATGGTGGTCCCGGAATAA
- a CDS encoding HAD family hydrolase, protein MVDAVVFDLDGVIVDSEPVWEEVRRAYVATHGGAWQPDTQRRLMGMSTSEWAHYLSGELGVARTAGQVADEVVEEMTRRYREHVPLIDSADQVVRRLAARWPMGLASSSPTRLIAAALAATGLTDAFATTLSTEETERGKPAPDVYLSVAGRLGFDPGRCVAVEDSSNGVRSAAAAGMRVVAVPHGSYPLDPDAARLATVTLRVIGELTPELVDELAG, encoded by the coding sequence GTGGTGGATGCGGTGGTCTTCGACCTGGACGGCGTGATCGTGGATTCCGAACCGGTGTGGGAGGAGGTCCGGCGGGCGTACGTGGCGACGCATGGCGGTGCCTGGCAGCCGGACACCCAGCGCCGGCTGATGGGCATGAGCACCAGCGAGTGGGCCCACTATCTCAGCGGCGAGCTGGGCGTGGCACGCACCGCCGGGCAGGTCGCCGACGAGGTGGTCGAGGAGATGACCCGGCGGTACCGAGAGCACGTACCGCTGATCGACAGCGCCGACCAGGTGGTGCGCCGGCTGGCCGCGCGGTGGCCGATGGGGTTGGCCAGTTCGTCGCCGACCCGACTGATCGCGGCGGCGTTGGCCGCCACCGGCCTGACCGACGCGTTCGCCACCACCCTGTCCACCGAGGAGACCGAGCGGGGCAAGCCGGCGCCGGACGTGTACCTGAGCGTGGCGGGCCGGCTGGGTTTCGACCCGGGCCGCTGCGTGGCGGTGGAGGACTCCTCCAACGGGGTGCGGTCGGCCGCGGCGGCGGGGATGCGGGTGGTGGCGGTGCCGCACGGTTCGTACCCGCTGGACCCGGACGCTGCCCGGCTGGCCACGGTGACGCTGCGCGTGATCGGTGAGCTGACCCCGGAACTGGTGGACGAGCTGGCTGGTTGA
- a CDS encoding fatty acid--CoA ligase, with the protein MRSTMMDAPLQVSRILDHGATVHGTAEVVTWTGAEPRRMTYAEVGRAAARLAHALRDECGVTGDERVATFMWNNNEHLVAYFAVPSMGAVLHTLNIRLFPDQVTYIANHAEDRVVLVDSTLIPLLARVIGELATVRHVVVVGGGDPAPLAAAAGDRITVHHWDALLADRPEVFDWPEVDERDAAALCYTSGTTGNPKGVAYSHRSIYLHSLQVCMPEGFGLGPTDRELAIVPMFHAMSWGLPYAAFLSGASLIMPDRFLQAAPIAEMIATERPTLAGAVPTIWTDLLAHLDSHDVDTSSLKEVIVGGSACPPALMHAFDERHGIDVIHAWGMTEMSPLGSVSRPPAGATGEQAWRYRYTQGRVPAGVQARIVGPLGEPLPSDGKAVGELEVRGPWVTARYVGDDAPDEEKFRDGWLRTGDVGTLSPDGYITLTDRAKDVIKSGGEWISSVELENALMAHPAVLEACVVGVPDERWDERPLATVVVREGASVTAEELRDFLAGSVARWQLPERWAFIDTVPKTSVGKFDKKVVRSRYAGGELTVRELTAP; encoded by the coding sequence ATGCGTAGCACGATGATGGACGCCCCTCTGCAGGTCTCCCGGATCCTCGACCACGGCGCCACCGTGCACGGCACGGCCGAGGTGGTCACCTGGACCGGCGCCGAACCCCGCCGGATGACGTACGCCGAGGTGGGCCGCGCGGCCGCCCGGCTGGCACACGCACTGCGCGACGAGTGCGGGGTGACCGGCGACGAGCGGGTCGCCACCTTCATGTGGAACAACAACGAGCACCTGGTGGCTTACTTCGCGGTGCCGAGCATGGGTGCGGTGCTGCACACCCTCAACATCCGGCTCTTCCCCGACCAGGTCACGTACATCGCCAACCACGCCGAGGACCGGGTGGTGCTGGTCGACAGCACGCTCATCCCGCTGCTGGCCCGGGTGATCGGCGAGCTGGCCACGGTCCGGCACGTGGTGGTGGTCGGTGGCGGCGACCCGGCGCCGCTGGCGGCGGCGGCCGGCGACCGGATCACCGTGCACCACTGGGACGCGCTGCTCGCCGACCGGCCGGAGGTGTTCGACTGGCCCGAGGTGGACGAGCGCGACGCCGCGGCGCTCTGCTACACCTCCGGCACCACCGGCAACCCGAAGGGCGTGGCCTACTCGCACCGGTCCATCTATCTGCACTCGTTGCAGGTCTGCATGCCGGAGGGCTTCGGCCTCGGGCCGACCGACCGGGAGCTGGCCATCGTGCCGATGTTCCACGCCATGTCGTGGGGGCTGCCGTACGCGGCGTTCCTCTCCGGCGCGTCGCTGATCATGCCGGACCGGTTCCTCCAGGCCGCGCCGATCGCCGAGATGATCGCCACCGAGCGGCCCACCCTGGCCGGCGCGGTGCCGACCATCTGGACCGACCTGCTGGCCCACCTGGACAGCCACGACGTGGACACCTCCTCGCTCAAGGAGGTGATCGTCGGGGGTTCGGCCTGCCCGCCGGCGCTGATGCACGCGTTCGACGAGCGGCACGGGATCGACGTCATCCACGCCTGGGGCATGACCGAGATGTCCCCGCTGGGCTCGGTCTCCCGTCCGCCGGCCGGCGCGACCGGTGAGCAGGCGTGGCGCTACCGCTACACGCAGGGCCGCGTGCCGGCCGGGGTGCAGGCGCGGATCGTCGGCCCGTTGGGCGAGCCGCTGCCATCCGACGGCAAGGCCGTGGGCGAGCTGGAGGTCCGTGGGCCGTGGGTGACCGCCCGGTACGTCGGTGACGACGCCCCGGACGAGGAGAAGTTCCGGGACGGCTGGCTGCGTACCGGCGACGTGGGCACCCTCTCGCCGGACGGATACATCACGCTGACCGACCGCGCCAAGGACGTCATCAAGTCCGGCGGTGAGTGGATCTCGTCGGTGGAGCTGGAGAACGCGCTGATGGCCCACCCGGCGGTGCTGGAGGCGTGCGTGGTGGGTGTGCCGGACGAGCGGTGGGACGAGCGGCCCTTGGCGACCGTGGTGGTCCGGGAGGGCGCCTCGGTGACCGCCGAGGAGCTGCGCGATTTCCTGGCCGGCTCGGTGGCCCGCTGGCAACTGCCCGAGCGGTGGGCGTTCATCGACACGGTGCCGAAGACCAGCGTCGGCAAGTTCGACAAGAAGGTCGTCCGTTCGCGGTACGCCGGGGGCGAGCTGACTGTCCGGGAGCTGACAGCCCCGTAA
- a CDS encoding TetR/AcrR family transcriptional regulator codes for MPSITRRRPRNPDGRAAVEARVLAATERLLQQGARFTDLGVQRIAAEAGVARSTFYIHFRDKSELLMRLAGSMRETSFDRVHEWSPSAPGDPLEALTEVFTDVIRIYRTYAPVLAAISEVAAYDEVVREYWAAGFEQFVARTEEVLRAEQQAGRTPASLDVVAASRLIVLGGDRFLAHHVGVTPADPEADGAAARELAATWWYGAYRRPA; via the coding sequence ATGCCCTCGATCACCCGACGCCGCCCGCGCAACCCCGACGGCCGGGCCGCCGTGGAAGCCCGGGTGCTGGCGGCCACCGAGCGGCTGCTCCAGCAGGGGGCCCGCTTCACCGACCTCGGCGTCCAGCGCATCGCCGCCGAAGCCGGGGTGGCCCGGTCGACCTTCTACATCCACTTCCGGGACAAGAGCGAGCTGCTCATGCGCCTGGCCGGCAGCATGCGGGAGACCTCCTTCGACCGGGTCCACGAGTGGAGTCCGTCCGCCCCCGGCGACCCGCTCGAAGCGCTCACCGAGGTCTTCACCGACGTGATCCGGATCTACCGGACGTACGCGCCGGTGCTGGCGGCGATCAGCGAGGTCGCCGCGTACGACGAGGTCGTCCGGGAGTACTGGGCGGCCGGGTTCGAGCAGTTCGTGGCGCGTACGGAGGAGGTGCTCCGCGCCGAGCAGCAGGCCGGGCGCACCCCGGCGAGCCTGGACGTGGTGGCCGCGAGCCGGCTGATCGTGCTCGGCGGCGATCGGTTCCTCGCTCACCATGTCGGCGTGACCCCGGCCGACCCCGAGGCCGACGGTGCGGCCGCCCGGGAGTTGGCCGCGACCTGGTGGTACGGCGCCTACCGCCGCCCCGCCTGA
- a CDS encoding NUDIX domain-containing protein, with the protein MSISWADSYVGQLRALAGDRTLMFVGARAVVRDNAGRVLLIQRSDNGQWAMPAGAMELGESIADCAVREVREETGLRALRVCAFALYTGPDRTSTNMYGHTYQVFTTAFRVEEWDGQLARVTDETTDAGFFPRDRFPAPLSASVNETLADLDVFEQTNRLILK; encoded by the coding sequence GTGAGCATCTCCTGGGCCGACTCATACGTAGGGCAGCTGCGCGCGCTGGCCGGGGACCGGACGCTGATGTTCGTCGGAGCCCGCGCCGTGGTCCGTGACAACGCCGGACGGGTCCTGCTGATCCAGCGCTCGGACAACGGCCAGTGGGCCATGCCGGCCGGGGCGATGGAGCTGGGCGAGTCGATCGCGGACTGCGCGGTGCGGGAGGTCCGCGAGGAGACCGGCCTCCGGGCGTTGCGGGTCTGCGCGTTCGCCCTCTACACCGGCCCGGACCGGACCAGCACCAACATGTACGGGCACACCTACCAGGTCTTCACCACGGCGTTCCGGGTGGAGGAGTGGGACGGGCAACTGGCGCGGGTCACCGACGAGACCACCGATGCTGGCTTCTTTCCCCGCGACCGGTTCCCCGCCCCGCTCTCCGCCTCGGTGAACGAGACCCTGGCCGACCTGGACGTCTTCGAGCAGACCAACCGGCTGATCCTCAAGTAG
- a CDS encoding MDR family MFS transporter, translating to MTTEASAAPVLNRQQIRLLMIGLMTGMLLAALDQTIVGTALPTIVGELGGINHYSWVVTAYLLASTASTPLYGKMADLYGRRPVFLFSIGTFLVGSLLAGLSQNMTQLIITRGIQGIGAGGLLTLAFTIISDVVSPRERGRYQGLFGAVFGISSVAGPLVGGYFAETDWRWIFYINVPLAILAIVVCYHVMRLIPFERRNHAIDWLGAGLLVAGVSCLLLALSWGGNEYRWGSGVIIGLFVAGAVLAVLFVLQEARVAEPILPLRLFRSATFALANSAGFVLGLVMFGSIIFIPLYLQIVKGASPTRSGLLMLPMMTGIIVTSILTGRAMSRIGRYKWFPVAGSVTLLVGMFLFTQLAVGTSLWIAFGYMVVIGVGLGLCMQSLVLAVQNAVSVRDLGAGTSSATFFRSLGGSFGVAILGAVLSSRLAGGLSDRLPGAIAQLPPQQQAEVAASGGANISINDPATIMALPGPVRSAIQNAFVDALDMVFLTAGLIAIVAVLVTVALPNDQLRGAGPQGATGGADPLGGEAPAPGGKPLTRESKEEAAADMEAKSQTMI from the coding sequence ATGACCACCGAAGCCTCTGCCGCGCCGGTGCTGAATCGCCAGCAGATCCGGCTGCTCATGATCGGTCTGATGACCGGCATGCTGCTGGCCGCCCTCGACCAGACCATCGTCGGCACGGCGCTGCCGACCATCGTCGGGGAACTGGGCGGGATCAACCACTACTCGTGGGTGGTCACCGCGTACCTGCTCGCCTCGACCGCGTCGACCCCCCTGTACGGCAAGATGGCCGACCTGTACGGGCGCCGTCCGGTCTTCCTCTTCTCGATCGGCACGTTCCTGGTCGGGTCGTTGCTGGCCGGTCTGTCGCAGAACATGACCCAGCTGATCATCACCCGGGGCATCCAGGGTATCGGCGCCGGTGGTCTGTTGACGCTGGCGTTCACCATCATCTCGGACGTCGTCTCACCCCGGGAGCGGGGCCGCTACCAGGGGCTGTTCGGCGCCGTCTTCGGGATCTCGTCGGTGGCCGGTCCGCTGGTCGGTGGTTACTTCGCGGAGACCGACTGGCGGTGGATCTTCTACATCAACGTGCCGCTGGCGATCCTGGCCATCGTGGTCTGCTACCACGTGATGCGGCTGATCCCGTTCGAGCGCCGAAACCACGCGATCGACTGGCTCGGCGCCGGCCTGCTGGTCGCCGGGGTCAGCTGCCTGCTGCTCGCGCTGAGCTGGGGTGGCAACGAGTACCGCTGGGGCTCCGGGGTGATCATCGGCCTGTTCGTGGCCGGTGCGGTGCTCGCCGTGCTCTTCGTGCTCCAGGAGGCCCGGGTCGCCGAGCCCATCCTCCCGCTGCGGCTGTTCCGCAGCGCCACCTTCGCGTTGGCCAACTCGGCCGGCTTCGTGCTCGGCCTGGTCATGTTCGGGTCGATCATCTTCATCCCGCTGTACCTGCAGATCGTCAAGGGCGCCTCGCCGACCCGAAGCGGTCTGCTGATGCTGCCGATGATGACGGGCATCATCGTCACCTCGATCCTCACCGGGCGGGCGATGAGCCGGATCGGCCGGTACAAGTGGTTCCCGGTGGCCGGGTCGGTGACCCTGCTGGTCGGCATGTTCCTGTTCACCCAGTTGGCGGTGGGCACCTCGCTCTGGATCGCCTTCGGCTACATGGTGGTGATCGGCGTCGGCCTGGGGCTGTGCATGCAGTCCCTGGTCCTCGCGGTGCAGAACGCGGTCTCCGTGCGCGACCTGGGCGCCGGCACCTCCTCGGCCACCTTCTTCCGGTCGCTGGGCGGTTCGTTCGGGGTGGCGATCCTCGGCGCGGTGCTCTCCTCCCGGCTCGCCGGAGGGCTGAGCGACCGGCTGCCCGGCGCGATCGCCCAACTTCCGCCGCAGCAGCAGGCCGAGGTCGCGGCGAGCGGCGGCGCGAACATCTCGATCAACGATCCGGCGACCATCATGGCCCTGCCCGGGCCGGTGCGGTCGGCGATCCAGAACGCGTTCGTCGACGCGCTGGACATGGTCTTCCTGACCGCCGGCCTGATCGCCATCGTGGCGGTGCTGGTGACCGTGGCGCTGCCGAACGACCAGTTGCGGGGCGCCGGCCCGCAGGGCGCCACCGGCGGTGCCGACCCGCTCGGCGGTGAGGCCCCGGCGCCGGGCGGCAAGCCGCTGACCCGCGAGTCGAAGGAGGAGGCGGCCGCCGACATGGAGGCCAAGTCCCAGACGATGATCTGA
- a CDS encoding FKBP-type peptidyl-prolyl cis-trans isomerase — protein MPATPSQQGVDDVSERTQQNRSEGQSPATKAGRRLAAQLAAQKAAEAKRRRQAWAGGLAGVAVVAVLITVFVLVGGGDDKPANQADASASASASAPAQDAADAPPAPQLPAGADPALGSKPTVEAGKGELKKLAVTPLIKGTGPAVKKGQTITTNYVGVFYKDGQEFDSSWKAGQPATFPIGVGQVIPGWDQGLVGVTVGSRVQLDIPGELGYGNDAAAAGGRPTGPLRFVVDVLAAQ, from the coding sequence GTGCCGGCCACACCTTCGCAGCAGGGAGTCGACGACGTGAGCGAGCGCACGCAGCAGAACCGGTCGGAGGGCCAGAGCCCGGCAACCAAGGCGGGGCGGCGGCTGGCAGCCCAGCTGGCAGCGCAGAAGGCGGCCGAGGCGAAGCGGCGCCGTCAGGCGTGGGCCGGCGGACTGGCCGGCGTCGCCGTGGTGGCGGTGCTGATCACCGTCTTCGTGCTGGTCGGCGGGGGCGACGACAAGCCCGCGAACCAGGCTGACGCCTCCGCCTCCGCCTCCGCATCCGCCCCGGCGCAGGACGCCGCCGACGCGCCTCCCGCCCCGCAGCTGCCGGCGGGCGCCGACCCGGCGCTGGGCAGCAAGCCGACCGTCGAGGCGGGCAAGGGCGAGCTGAAGAAGCTCGCGGTGACCCCCCTGATCAAGGGCACCGGCCCGGCGGTCAAGAAGGGCCAGACCATCACCACGAACTACGTGGGCGTCTTCTACAAGGACGGTCAGGAGTTCGACTCCTCCTGGAAGGCCGGCCAGCCGGCCACCTTCCCGATCGGCGTGGGCCAGGTCATCCCCGGCTGGGACCAGGGCCTGGTCGGCGTGACCGTGGGCAGCCGGGTGCAGCTCGACATCCCGGGTGAGCTGGGGTACGGCAACGATGCGGCCGCTGCGGGTGGCCGGCCCACCGGCCCGCTGCGCTTCGTGGTGGACGTGCTCGCCGCCCAGTGA
- a CDS encoding SCO6745 family protein, which yields MWTHFEAVHAVTYFHPRARAAYEAVGLRGYWRGYFAGRAAPLGATEAAPVIAAFFNFAPPMVSRALPAVWRLATPQEALRARLTGAVQALAELTYELPEAHLSEAADLLERAASATQTAGRVLGAVNAALPTGEYPLARLWQAATTLREHRGDGHVAALVAAGLDPVETLAWRVAVDMSPQNLLGRGWSEEQWRAARERLAQRGWLTPDGAATEHGTAGFQAVEEATDRAAEHPWRALGPDATDRLRELLEPMARACHTVIPAGSPIGLPALPG from the coding sequence ATGTGGACGCACTTCGAGGCGGTGCACGCGGTCACCTACTTCCACCCCCGGGCACGAGCGGCGTACGAGGCCGTCGGGCTGCGCGGCTACTGGCGGGGTTACTTCGCCGGCCGGGCCGCGCCGCTGGGCGCCACCGAGGCGGCCCCGGTGATCGCCGCCTTCTTCAATTTCGCACCGCCGATGGTGAGCCGGGCACTGCCGGCGGTGTGGCGTCTGGCCACCCCACAGGAGGCGTTGCGTGCCCGGCTGACCGGTGCGGTGCAGGCCCTCGCGGAGCTGACCTACGAGCTGCCGGAGGCGCACCTGTCGGAGGCCGCCGACCTCCTGGAGCGGGCGGCCTCGGCGACGCAGACCGCCGGCCGGGTGCTCGGTGCGGTCAACGCGGCGCTGCCGACCGGGGAGTACCCGCTGGCCCGGCTCTGGCAGGCCGCCACCACGCTGCGCGAGCACCGGGGAGACGGGCACGTGGCGGCGCTGGTGGCCGCCGGCCTGGACCCAGTGGAGACGCTGGCCTGGCGGGTCGCGGTGGACATGTCGCCGCAGAACCTGCTGGGCCGCGGCTGGTCCGAGGAGCAGTGGCGGGCCGCCCGCGAGCGGCTGGCGCAGCGGGGCTGGCTGACCCCGGACGGCGCGGCCACCGAGCACGGCACGGCCGGTTTCCAGGCGGTCGAGGAGGCCACCGACCGGGCAGCCGAGCACCCGTGGCGGGCGCTCGGCCCGGACGCCACGGACCGGCTGCGCGAGCTGCTGGAGCCGATGGCCCGGGCCTGCCACACCGTGATCCCGGCCGGCAGCCCGATCGGGCTGCCCGCGCTGCCCGGCTGA
- a CDS encoding NADPH:quinone reductase, producing the protein MKAIVYERTGDPSVLKLVDRPVPEPGAGEVLVRMAVSGVNPTDWKARRSFPLPAGWQIPGQDGAGVVEAVGAGVDPDLIGERVWIWEAAWQRPWGTAAEYTLVPVRQAVRLGDASFDLGASLGIPFLTAHRCLTAGEFMPDSLRPGALADHTVLVQGGAGAVGNAAIQLARWADATVITTVSSAEKALLAAAAGASVVINYREQNVVEEVRKIAPDGVHTIVEVSPARNAATDVQVLRNGGAVCVYADDEPEVSIPIRPSMMRNARWQFVLVYTEPTVAKAHAVRDVAAAADQGGIRVGVDAGLPLHRYPLAETAAAHEAVENSAVGKVLISTSDA; encoded by the coding sequence ATGAAAGCCATCGTTTACGAGCGCACCGGCGATCCCTCGGTGCTGAAGTTGGTCGACCGGCCGGTGCCGGAGCCGGGGGCGGGCGAGGTCCTGGTCCGGATGGCGGTCTCCGGGGTGAATCCGACGGACTGGAAGGCCCGCCGGTCGTTCCCTCTGCCGGCCGGCTGGCAGATCCCCGGGCAGGACGGGGCGGGCGTGGTGGAGGCGGTCGGCGCCGGGGTCGACCCGGATCTGATCGGCGAGCGGGTCTGGATCTGGGAGGCGGCCTGGCAGCGGCCGTGGGGCACCGCGGCGGAGTACACGCTGGTGCCGGTCCGGCAGGCGGTCCGCCTCGGCGACGCCTCGTTCGACCTGGGCGCCAGCCTGGGCATTCCGTTCCTCACCGCGCACCGCTGTCTGACCGCCGGCGAGTTCATGCCGGACTCGCTGCGCCCCGGCGCGCTGGCCGACCACACCGTGCTGGTGCAGGGCGGGGCGGGTGCGGTCGGGAACGCCGCGATCCAGCTCGCCCGCTGGGCCGACGCCACGGTGATCACCACGGTGAGCAGTGCGGAGAAGGCGCTGCTCGCGGCGGCGGCGGGCGCCTCCGTCGTGATCAACTACCGGGAACAGAACGTGGTCGAGGAGGTCCGCAAGATCGCTCCCGATGGGGTGCACACGATCGTCGAGGTCTCCCCGGCTCGCAACGCCGCGACGGACGTGCAGGTGCTCCGGAACGGTGGCGCGGTCTGCGTCTATGCCGACGACGAGCCCGAGGTGAGCATCCCGATCCGGCCGTCGATGATGCGGAACGCCCGGTGGCAGTTCGTGCTGGTCTACACGGAGCCGACGGTGGCCAAGGCCCATGCCGTGCGGGACGTGGCCGCGGCGGCCGACCAGGGCGGCATCCGGGTCGGTGTCGACGCCGGCCTGCCGCTGCACCGTTATCCGCTGGCCGAGACGGCTGCGGCGCACGAGGCGGTGGAGAACTCGGCGGTGGGCAAGGTGCTGATCAGCACGAGTGATGCCTGA